A genomic segment from Pseudomonas sp. S09G 359 encodes:
- a CDS encoding FAD-binding oxidoreductase, which translates to MTASARHTASYYAASSVPQPDYPVLTGEVSADVCVIGGGFSGLNTALELAERGFSVVLLEARKIAWGASGRNGGQLIRGVGHGLDQFAKVIGADGVRQMKLMGLEAVEIVRERVERYQIPCDLTWGYCDLANKPRDLHGLAEDAEELRSLGYRHEVRLLQAAQMSSVIGSERYVGGMIDMGSGHLHPLNLALGEAAAAQQLGVQLFEQSEVTRIDYGPEVKVHTAQGSVRATTLVLACNAYLNGLNPHLSGKVLPAGSYIIATEPLSAAQAANLLPQNMAVCDQRVTVDYFRLSADRRLLFGGACHYSGRDPKDIGAYMRPKMLQVFPQLADVKIDYQWGGMIGIGANRLPQIGRLADQPNVYYAQAYAGHGLNATHLAGKLLAEAISGQQQGRFDLFAQVPHITFPGGKHLRSPLLALGMLWHRLKELL; encoded by the coding sequence ATGACCGCCAGCGCCCGGCACACCGCTTCCTACTACGCCGCCAGCAGCGTGCCGCAGCCCGACTACCCGGTGTTGACGGGCGAGGTGAGCGCCGATGTGTGCGTGATCGGCGGTGGGTTTTCCGGGCTCAACACCGCCCTGGAGCTGGCTGAGCGCGGCTTTAGCGTGGTGCTGCTGGAGGCGCGCAAGATCGCCTGGGGTGCCAGTGGGCGTAACGGCGGCCAGCTGATTCGCGGCGTCGGCCACGGCCTGGACCAGTTTGCCAAGGTGATCGGCGCCGACGGCGTGCGCCAGATGAAGCTGATGGGCCTGGAAGCCGTGGAAATCGTGCGCGAGCGCGTCGAGCGCTACCAGATCCCCTGCGACCTGACCTGGGGCTACTGCGACCTCGCCAACAAGCCCCGCGACCTGCACGGCCTGGCCGAAGACGCCGAAGAACTGCGCAGCCTCGGCTATCGCCATGAAGTGCGCCTGCTGCAAGCGGCGCAGATGAGCAGCGTGATCGGCTCCGAGCGCTACGTGGGCGGCATGATCGACATGGGCTCAGGCCATTTGCACCCGTTGAACCTGGCGCTGGGCGAAGCCGCCGCCGCGCAGCAGTTGGGCGTGCAACTGTTCGAGCAGTCAGAAGTGACACGCATCGACTACGGCCCCGAGGTCAAGGTACACACCGCCCAGGGCAGCGTGCGCGCCACCACGCTGGTGCTGGCCTGCAACGCCTACCTGAACGGGCTGAACCCACACCTGAGCGGCAAGGTGCTGCCCGCCGGTAGCTACATCATCGCCACCGAACCCTTGAGCGCGGCGCAAGCCGCCAACCTGTTGCCGCAGAATATGGCGGTGTGTGACCAGCGCGTGACGGTGGATTACTTCCGCCTGTCCGCCGACCGCCGTCTGCTGTTCGGCGGTGCCTGCCACTATTCCGGGCGCGACCCCAAGGACATCGGCGCCTACATGCGGCCGAAGATGCTGCAGGTGTTCCCGCAACTGGCCGACGTGAAGATCGACTATCAATGGGGCGGCATGATCGGCATCGGCGCCAACCGCCTGCCGCAAATCGGCCGCCTGGCGGACCAGCCCAATGTGTATTACGCCCAGGCCTACGCCGGCCATGGCCTCAACGCCACGCACCTGGCAGGCAAGCTGCTGGCCGAAGCCATCAGCGGCCAGCAACAGGGGCGTTTCGACCTGTTCGCCCAGGTGCCGCACATCACCTTCCCCGGTGGCAAACACCTGCGCTCGCCGTTGCTGGCACTGGGAATGCTCTGGCACCGCCTCAAAGAGCTGCTCTGA
- a CDS encoding DUF1127 domain-containing protein: MNGMSDVRLMLHSQELQAGQERATSPREISRWNLFWHRRHTRQALLHLTREQLRDVGLTAEQARQEGLKPFWRD, from the coding sequence ATGAACGGCATGAGCGATGTGCGGCTGATGTTACACAGTCAGGAATTGCAGGCAGGGCAGGAGCGCGCGACATCGCCGCGCGAGATCAGCCGCTGGAACCTGTTCTGGCACCGCCGCCACACGCGCCAGGCCCTGCTGCACCTGACCCGCGAGCAACTGCGCGACGTCGGCTTGACGGCTGAACAGGCGCGCCAGGAAGGCTTGAAACCCTTCTGGCGCGATTAG
- a CDS encoding PLP-dependent aminotransferase family protein, with the protein MTLYVNLAELLGTRIEQGFYRPGDRLPSVRALSVEHGVSLSTVQQAYRLLEDNGLAMPKPKSGYFVPVGRELPALPEVGRPAQRPVEISQWDQVLELIRAVPRKDVIQMGRGMPDVLSPTLKPLLRSLARVSRRQDLPGLYYDNILGCMELREQIARLSLDSGCQLTAEDIVITTGCHEALSASIHAICEPGDIVAVDSPSFHGAMQTLKGLSMKALEIPTDPITGISLEALELALEQWPIKVIQLTPNCNNPLGYIMPEARKRALLTLAQRFDVAIIEDDVYGELAYSYPRPRTIKSFDEDGRVLLCSSFSKTLAPGLRIGWVAPGRYLERVLHMKYISTGCTATQPQIAIAEFLKGGHFEPHLRRMRTQYQRNRDLMLDWVSRYFPTGTRASRPQGSFMLWIELPEGFDTLKLNRILVEQGVQVAVGSIFSASGKYRNCLRMNYAAKPTAQIEEAVRKVGAAASKLLAEAAD; encoded by the coding sequence ATGACCCTGTACGTCAACCTCGCCGAATTATTGGGCACGCGCATCGAACAGGGCTTCTATCGCCCCGGCGACCGACTGCCCTCCGTGCGCGCCTTGAGCGTTGAACATGGGGTGAGCCTGAGCACCGTGCAGCAGGCGTACCGGTTGCTGGAAGACAACGGCCTGGCAATGCCCAAGCCCAAATCCGGTTATTTCGTGCCGGTAGGTCGGGAGTTGCCGGCCTTGCCTGAAGTAGGCCGCCCAGCCCAACGCCCGGTGGAAATTTCGCAGTGGGACCAAGTGCTGGAGCTGATTCGCGCAGTACCGCGCAAAGACGTGATACAGATGGGTCGTGGCATGCCGGATGTATTGTCGCCAACCCTGAAACCCCTGCTTCGCAGCCTCGCCCGCGTCAGTCGGCGCCAGGACCTGCCAGGCCTGTATTACGACAATATCCTCGGCTGTATGGAACTGCGTGAGCAAATTGCCCGGCTGTCATTGGATTCCGGCTGCCAGCTGACCGCCGAAGACATCGTGATCACCACCGGTTGCCATGAGGCGCTTTCCGCCAGCATCCATGCGATCTGCGAACCGGGGGACATCGTGGCGGTGGACTCGCCCAGCTTCCACGGCGCCATGCAGACCCTTAAAGGCCTGAGCATGAAAGCCCTGGAAATTCCTACGGACCCTATCACCGGCATCAGCCTCGAAGCCCTGGAACTGGCGCTGGAACAGTGGCCGATCAAGGTGATCCAGCTGACCCCCAACTGCAACAACCCCCTGGGCTACATCATGCCGGAGGCGCGCAAACGCGCGCTGCTGACCCTGGCCCAGCGCTTCGACGTGGCAATTATCGAAGACGATGTGTACGGCGAACTGGCCTACAGCTACCCGCGCCCGCGCACCATCAAATCCTTCGACGAAGACGGCCGCGTGCTGCTGTGCAGCTCGTTCTCGAAAACCCTGGCGCCCGGCCTGCGCATTGGCTGGGTCGCGCCAGGGCGTTACCTGGAGCGGGTACTGCACATGAAATACATCAGCACCGGATGCACCGCCACGCAACCGCAGATCGCAATTGCCGAGTTTCTCAAAGGTGGGCATTTCGAACCACATTTGCGCCGGATGCGCACCCAATACCAGCGTAATCGCGACTTGATGCTCGATTGGGTCAGCCGTTATTTCCCGACAGGCACCCGCGCCAGCCGCCCCCAAGGCAGTTTCATGCTGTGGATCGAACTGCCGGAAGGCTTCGATACCCTCAAGCTCAACCGCATTTTGGTGGAGCAAGGCGTACAGGTGGCGGTGGGCAGCATTTTTTCCGCATCGGGAAAATACCGGAACTGCCTGCGCATGAACTACGCTGCCAAGCCGACCGCGCAGATTGAAGAGGCCGTGCGCAAGGTCGGCGCCGCCGCGAGCAAACTGCTGGCCGAGGCGGCGGACTGA
- a CDS encoding phospholipase D family protein, giving the protein MIRRLLPFCLLGALTLGGCATVSTPRIPSDALPAAQSSFGRSIQAQAAPYQGRSGFRLLPNSSEAFMARAELIRNAQTSLDLQYYIVHDGISTRMLVDELLKAADRGVRVRILLDDTTSDGLDQIIATLAAHPKIEIRLFNPLHLGRSTGVTRAMGRLFNLSLQHRRMHNKLWLADNSVAIVGGRNLGDEYFDAEPSLNFTDIDMLSVGPVAEQLGHSFDQYWNSALSKPIDDFVSNAPSRGDLAAARVRLEASLAESRQQNHALYNRLRTYQTQPRMETWRRELIWAWNQALWDAPSKVLAKADPDPRLLLTTQLGPELEGVNHELIMISAYFVPGQPGLVYLTGRADAGVSVSLLTNSLEATDVPAVHGGYAPYRKALLEHGVKLYELRRQPGDPSAGSGPHLFRRGTFRGSDSSLHSKAMIFDRTKSFIGSFNFDPRSVLWNTEVGVLVDSPELAEHVRNLALQGMAPALSYEAKLQDGQVVWVTEDNGQLHTLTREPGSWWRRFNAWFATSVGLERML; this is encoded by the coding sequence ATGATTCGACGGCTTTTACCGTTCTGCCTGTTGGGCGCCCTGACACTCGGCGGTTGCGCCACGGTGAGTACACCGCGCATCCCCAGCGACGCCCTGCCCGCTGCGCAATCCTCGTTCGGCCGCTCGATCCAGGCCCAGGCCGCGCCCTACCAAGGGCGCTCGGGCTTTCGCCTGCTGCCCAACAGCAGCGAAGCCTTCATGGCCCGCGCCGAACTGATCCGCAACGCCCAGACCAGCCTCGACCTGCAGTACTACATCGTCCACGACGGCATCAGCACGCGCATGCTGGTGGACGAACTGCTCAAGGCCGCCGACCGCGGCGTTCGCGTGCGCATCCTGCTGGACGACACCACCAGCGACGGCCTCGACCAGATCATCGCCACCCTCGCCGCCCACCCAAAGATCGAGATTCGCCTGTTCAACCCGCTGCACCTGGGACGCAGCACCGGCGTGACGCGGGCCATGGGCCGGCTGTTCAACCTGTCGCTGCAACACCGGCGCATGCACAACAAGCTGTGGTTGGCGGACAACAGCGTGGCCATCGTCGGCGGGCGCAACTTGGGGGATGAGTATTTCGATGCCGAGCCAAGCCTGAACTTCACGGATATCGACATGCTCAGCGTCGGGCCGGTGGCCGAGCAACTCGGCCACAGTTTCGATCAGTACTGGAACAGCGCCCTGAGCAAACCCATCGACGATTTTGTCTCCAACGCCCCTTCCAGAGGCGACCTGGCCGCCGCCCGCGTGCGCCTGGAAGCCTCGCTGGCCGAGTCGCGCCAGCAGAACCACGCGCTGTACAACCGCCTGCGCACCTACCAGACGCAACCGCGCATGGAGACCTGGCGCCGCGAACTGATCTGGGCCTGGAACCAGGCACTCTGGGACGCGCCGAGCAAAGTGCTGGCCAAAGCCGACCCGGACCCGCGCCTGTTGCTCACCACTCAGCTGGGCCCGGAGCTTGAGGGCGTCAACCATGAGCTGATAATGATCTCGGCGTACTTTGTGCCGGGGCAGCCTGGGTTGGTGTACCTGACGGGGCGCGCCGATGCCGGCGTGTCGGTGAGCCTGCTGACCAATTCCCTGGAAGCCACGGACGTACCGGCCGTGCATGGCGGTTACGCGCCCTATCGCAAGGCGCTGCTGGAGCACGGGGTGAAACTCTACGAACTGCGCCGCCAACCCGGCGACCCCAGCGCCGGCAGCGGCCCGCACCTGTTCCGGCGCGGCACCTTCCGAGGCTCGGACTCGAGCCTGCACAGCAAGGCAATGATCTTTGACCGGACCAAGTCGTTTATCGGCTCATTCAATTTCGACCCGCGTTCGGTACTGTGGAACACCGAAGTCGGCGTGTTGGTGGACAGCCCCGAGCTCGCGGAGCACGTGCGCAACCTGGCGCTGCAAGGCATGGCGCCGGCCCTGAGCTACGAAGCGAAACTGCAGGATGGCCAAGTGGTGTGGGTAACCGAGGACAACGGCCAGTTGCACACCCTGACCCGTGAGCCGGGCAGTTGGTGGCGCAGGTTCAATGCCTGGTTCGCCACCAGCGTCGGCCTTGAGCGCATGCTCTAG
- a CDS encoding MFS transporter, whose protein sequence is MRWATYFAVLASVLSVGLALGVSMPLVSLRLESWGYGSFAIGVMAAMPAFGVLLGAKVSSRMASWLGTANLMRLCLWAGAVSIGLLAILPSYPVWLVLRLMIGVILTIVFILGESWINQLVVEQWRGRLVALYGCSYALSQLSGPLLLGLIGTDHDYGFWVGVGLLLVAPLLLLGRSGAPSAESFSVTFAQLWRFCLSLPAIAWAVALFAAFEAMILTLLPVYCLQQGFTAEVALAMVSTVVVGDALLQLPIGALADYLPRRTLFLSCALLLLGSSLAIPVLMHTPLIWPVWVLFGASAGGLFTLSLILIGERYRDDALVRANAHVAQLWGIGCLIGPLVAGAGSQWISGHALPLLMAAGALGLVVLLLRQGAFGAAQPA, encoded by the coding sequence ATGCGTTGGGCGACTTATTTCGCCGTGCTGGCCTCGGTACTTAGCGTTGGCTTGGCGCTGGGCGTCAGCATGCCGTTGGTGTCCCTGCGCCTTGAAAGCTGGGGTTACGGCAGCTTCGCGATTGGCGTGATGGCGGCCATGCCGGCGTTTGGCGTGTTGCTGGGTGCGAAAGTCTCCAGCCGCATGGCCTCATGGCTCGGCACTGCCAACCTGATGCGCCTGTGCCTGTGGGCGGGGGCGGTGTCCATCGGCTTGCTGGCGATTTTGCCCAGTTACCCGGTGTGGCTGGTGCTGCGGCTGATGATCGGGGTGATCCTGACCATCGTGTTTATCCTCGGCGAAAGCTGGATCAACCAGCTGGTGGTCGAGCAGTGGCGCGGCCGCCTGGTGGCGTTGTATGGCTGCAGTTATGCCTTGAGCCAACTGTCGGGGCCGCTGCTGCTGGGCCTGATCGGCACCGACCACGACTACGGTTTCTGGGTCGGGGTAGGGTTGCTGCTGGTTGCGCCGCTTTTGCTGCTGGGACGCTCCGGCGCACCGAGTGCCGAATCGTTCAGCGTGACCTTCGCGCAACTGTGGCGCTTCTGCCTGAGTTTGCCGGCGATTGCCTGGGCGGTGGCGTTGTTCGCGGCGTTCGAGGCGATGATTCTGACGCTGCTGCCGGTGTATTGCCTGCAACAAGGTTTTACCGCCGAGGTCGCCCTGGCCATGGTCAGCACGGTGGTGGTCGGCGACGCGCTGCTGCAACTGCCCATCGGTGCGCTGGCGGATTACCTGCCACGGCGCACCTTGTTCCTGAGTTGTGCGCTGCTGTTGCTGGGCTCTAGCCTGGCGATTCCGGTATTGATGCACACGCCGCTGATCTGGCCGGTGTGGGTGCTGTTCGGCGCCAGTGCCGGTGGATTGTTTACCTTGTCATTGATCCTGATCGGCGAGCGCTACCGCGACGATGCGCTGGTGCGCGCCAATGCCCACGTGGCGCAGCTGTGGGGCATCGGCTGTCTGATCGGCCCGCTGGTGGCCGGTGCGGGCAGCCAGTGGATCAGCGGGCATGCGCTGCCGTTGCTGATGGCAGCCGGCGCGTTGGGGTTGGTGGTGCTGTTACTGCGCCAAGGGGCATTTGGCGCCGCACAGCCGGCCTGA
- a CDS encoding aldehyde dehydrogenase → MTTLTRADWEQRAKDLKIEGRAYINGEYTAAVSGDTFECISPVDGRLLATVASCDAADAQRAVENARATFNSGVWSRLAPAKRKATMIRFAALLKANAEELALLETLDMGKPISDSLGIDVPGAANALSWSGEAIDKIYDEVAATPHDQLGLVTREPVGVVGAIVPWNFPLMMACWKLGPALSTGNSVILKPSEKSPLTAIRIAALAVEAGIPKGVFNVLPGYGHTVGNALALHMDVDTLVFTGSTKIAKQLLIRSGESNMKRVWLEAGGKSPNIVFADAPDLQAAAESAAGAIAFNQGEVCTAGSRLLVERSIKDKFLPLVIEALKGWKPGNPLDPATNVGALVDTQQMNTVLSYIEAGHADGAKLVAGGKRTLEETGGTYVEPTIFDGVTNAMKIAQEEIFGPVLSVITFDSAEEAIAIANDTQYGLAAAVWTADISKAHLTAKALRAGSVWVNQYDGGDMTAPFGGFKQSGNGRDKSLHAFDKYTELKATWIKL, encoded by the coding sequence ATGACCACCCTGACCCGTGCCGACTGGGAACAACGCGCCAAGGATCTGAAGATCGAAGGCCGCGCCTATATCAATGGCGAATACACCGCCGCTGTTTCCGGTGACACCTTCGAATGCATCAGCCCGGTCGATGGCCGCCTGCTGGCCACTGTTGCCAGCTGTGACGCCGCCGACGCCCAGCGCGCCGTGGAAAATGCCCGCGCCACCTTTAATTCCGGTGTCTGGTCGCGCCTCGCGCCGGCCAAACGCAAAGCCACCATGATCCGTTTCGCCGCGCTGCTCAAGGCCAATGCCGAAGAGCTGGCGCTGCTTGAAACCCTGGATATGGGCAAGCCGATCAGCGACTCCCTGGGCATCGACGTGCCGGGCGCCGCCAATGCTCTGAGCTGGAGCGGCGAGGCGATCGACAAAATCTACGACGAAGTCGCGGCCACCCCGCACGACCAACTGGGTCTGGTGACCCGCGAGCCTGTGGGTGTTGTCGGTGCCATCGTGCCGTGGAACTTCCCGCTGATGATGGCTTGCTGGAAACTCGGGCCGGCGCTGTCCACCGGTAACTCGGTGATCCTCAAGCCGTCCGAAAAATCTCCGCTGACCGCCATCCGCATCGCCGCCCTGGCCGTTGAAGCCGGCATTCCAAAGGGCGTGTTCAACGTGCTGCCGGGTTATGGCCACACCGTGGGCAACGCGCTGGCTCTGCACATGGACGTGGATACTCTGGTGTTCACCGGTTCCACCAAGATCGCCAAGCAGTTGTTGATCCGCTCCGGCGAGTCGAACATGAAGCGTGTATGGCTGGAAGCGGGCGGCAAGAGCCCGAACATCGTGTTCGCCGACGCGCCGGACCTGCAAGCCGCCGCTGAATCCGCCGCCGGCGCTATCGCCTTTAACCAGGGCGAAGTCTGCACCGCCGGCTCGCGCCTGCTGGTGGAGCGCTCCATCAAGGATAAATTCCTGCCGCTGGTGATCGAGGCCCTCAAGGGCTGGAAGCCAGGCAACCCGCTGGACCCGGCGACCAACGTCGGTGCACTGGTGGACACCCAGCAGATGAACACCGTGCTGTCGTACATCGAAGCCGGCCACGCTGACGGCGCCAAGTTGGTCGCCGGCGGCAAGCGCACCCTGGAAGAAACCGGTGGCACCTACGTCGAACCGACGATTTTCGACGGTGTAACCAACGCCATGAAGATCGCCCAGGAAGAGATCTTCGGCCCCGTGCTGTCGGTGATCACCTTCGACAGCGCCGAAGAAGCCATCGCCATCGCCAACGACACCCAATATGGCCTGGCCGCAGCTGTGTGGACGGCGGATATCTCCAAGGCGCACCTGACCGCCAAGGCCCTGCGTGCCGGTAGCGTGTGGGTCAACCAGTACGATGGCGGCGACATGACCGCGCCGTTTGGTGGCTTCAAGCAGTCGGGCAACGGTCGCGACAAGTCGCTGCACGCCTTCGATAAGTACACCGAGCTGAAGGCGACCTGGATCAAGCTGTAA
- a CDS encoding cupin domain-containing protein — MSIQDIVDFSQASTAPERYRPAAEKIIKGDPEQTVYNHYNSPCGQMSAGVWEGEVGQWKVNYTEHEYCEIVQGVSVLRDAEGNAKTLRAGDRFVIPAGFNGTWEVLEPCRKIYVVFEQKA, encoded by the coding sequence ATGAGCATCCAGGACATCGTCGACTTCAGCCAAGCCAGCACCGCCCCCGAACGCTACCGCCCTGCTGCGGAAAAGATCATCAAGGGCGATCCCGAGCAAACCGTCTACAACCACTACAACAGCCCGTGCGGCCAAATGAGCGCCGGCGTCTGGGAGGGTGAAGTCGGGCAGTGGAAGGTCAACTACACCGAGCACGAGTACTGCGAAATTGTGCAGGGTGTGTCCGTGCTGCGCGATGCCGAGGGCAACGCCAAGACCTTGCGCGCCGGCGACCGCTTCGTGATCCCCGCCGGTTTCAACGGCACCTGGGAAGTACTGGAGCCGTGCCGCAAGATCTACGTGGTGTTCGAGCAGAAAGCCTGA
- the rpmG gene encoding 50S ribosomal protein L33 codes for MRELIRMISSAGTGHFYTTDKNKRTTPDKLEKKMFDPRVRKHVIYKEGKIK; via the coding sequence ATGCGTGAATTGATTCGAATGATCTCTAGCGCCGGTACTGGTCACTTCTACACTACCGACAAGAACAAGCGTACTACCCCGGACAAGCTCGAAAAGAAAATGTTCGACCCGCGCGTTCGCAAGCACGTGATCTACAAAGAAGGCAAAATCAAGTAA
- the rpmB gene encoding 50S ribosomal protein L28, translated as MSRVCQVTGKGPVTGNNISHANNKTRRRFLPNLQHHRFWVEEEKRFVRLRVSAKGMRIIDKRGITVVLAEIRAAGKI; from the coding sequence ATGTCGAGAGTCTGTCAAGTTACCGGTAAGGGTCCGGTGACTGGGAATAACATTTCCCACGCAAATAACAAAACCCGTCGTCGTTTCCTGCCGAACCTGCAGCATCACCGCTTCTGGGTTGAAGAAGAGAAACGTTTTGTTCGCCTGCGTGTATCTGCCAAAGGTATGCGTATCATCGACAAGCGTGGCATCACTGTCGTGCTGGCCGAAATCCGCGCCGCTGGCAAGATCTAA
- a CDS encoding ABC transporter substrate-binding protein, giving the protein MRLAALPLLLAPLFIAPLANAASNLSVCTEASPEGFDVVQYNSLTTTNASADVLMNRLVDYDAASGKLVPSLADSWDVSPDGLTYTFKLHPDVKFHRTEYFTPSRTLTAEDVRFSFERMLDPANPWHKIAQSGFPHAQSLQLPTLVKKIDALDPLTVRFTLDHADSTFLAALSMGFASIYPAEYADKLLKAGTPEKLNSQPIGTGPFIFSRFQKDAVVRYKANPDYFAGKPAVDNLIFAITPDANVRLQKLKRDECQIALSPKPLDVGEAEKEPALKVEKTAAFMTAFVAINSQHPPLDKPEVRQAINLAFDKASYLKAVFEGTAEAANGPYPANTWSYAKDLPGYPQDLAKAKALLDRAGLKDGFKTTIWTRPTGSLLNPNPNLGAQLLQADLAKVGIQAEIRVIEWGELIRRAKAGEHDLLFMGWAGDNGDPDNFLTPQFSCAAVKSGTNFARYCDPALDKLISAGKTTSEQGVRSKLYQQAQAQIQQQALWLPLAHPTAFALARKSVEGYQVSPFGRQDFSKVSVKP; this is encoded by the coding sequence ATGCGCCTCGCTGCCCTACCGCTATTGCTAGCCCCTCTCTTTATCGCCCCGCTGGCCAATGCCGCCAGTAACCTGAGCGTCTGCACCGAGGCCAGCCCCGAAGGGTTCGACGTGGTGCAATACAACTCGCTGACCACCACCAATGCCTCGGCCGACGTGCTGATGAACCGCCTGGTGGACTACGACGCAGCCAGCGGCAAGCTGGTGCCAAGCCTGGCGGACAGCTGGGACGTCTCGCCGGATGGCCTGACCTACACCTTCAAGCTGCACCCGGACGTGAAATTCCACCGCACCGAGTATTTCACCCCCAGCCGCACCCTGACCGCCGAAGACGTGCGCTTCAGCTTCGAGCGTATGCTCGACCCGGCCAACCCATGGCACAAGATCGCCCAGAGCGGCTTCCCCCATGCGCAGTCCCTGCAATTACCCACACTGGTCAAAAAGATCGACGCCCTCGACCCGCTGACCGTGCGCTTCACCCTGGACCACGCCGACTCCACGTTCCTCGCGGCCCTGAGCATGGGCTTTGCCTCGATCTACCCAGCGGAATACGCCGACAAACTGCTCAAGGCCGGCACCCCGGAAAAGCTCAATAGCCAGCCGATCGGTACCGGGCCATTCATCTTCAGCCGTTTCCAGAAAGACGCCGTGGTCCGCTATAAGGCCAACCCGGACTACTTCGCCGGCAAACCGGCTGTGGATAACTTGATCTTCGCGATTACCCCGGACGCCAACGTACGCTTGCAGAAACTCAAGCGCGATGAATGCCAGATCGCCCTGTCGCCCAAGCCCCTGGATGTGGGCGAGGCCGAGAAAGAACCCGCGCTCAAGGTAGAAAAAACCGCAGCGTTCATGACCGCTTTCGTGGCCATCAACAGCCAGCACCCGCCGCTGGACAAGCCCGAAGTGCGCCAGGCGATCAACCTGGCCTTCGACAAGGCCAGCTACCTCAAGGCCGTGTTTGAAGGCACCGCCGAAGCCGCCAACGGCCCGTACCCAGCCAACACCTGGAGCTACGCCAAAGACCTGCCGGGTTATCCACAGGACCTCGCCAAGGCCAAGGCGCTGCTCGACCGTGCCGGGCTCAAGGATGGCTTCAAGACCACCATCTGGACCCGCCCTACCGGCAGCCTGCTGAACCCCAACCCGAACCTCGGCGCGCAACTGTTGCAGGCGGACCTGGCCAAAGTCGGCATCCAGGCCGAGATCCGCGTGATCGAATGGGGCGAATTGATCCGTCGCGCCAAAGCTGGCGAGCACGACCTGCTGTTCATGGGCTGGGCCGGCGACAACGGCGACCCGGATAACTTCCTGACCCCGCAGTTCTCTTGCGCGGCGGTGAAATCCGGCACCAACTTCGCCCGCTACTGCGACCCGGCGCTGGACAAGCTGATCAGCGCCGGCAAAACCACCAGCGAGCAAGGGGTGCGCAGCAAGCTGTATCAACAGGCCCAGGCGCAGATCCAGCAGCAGGCGCTGTGGCTGCCGCTGGCGCACCCGACGGCGTTCGCCCTGGCACGCAAGAGTGTCGAGGGGTACCAGGTAAGCCCATTCGGGCGCCAGGATTTCTCCAAGGTCAGCGTCAAGCCCTGA
- the radC gene encoding DNA repair protein RadC: MSIRDWPLAERPREKLLEWGAASLSDAELLAIFLRTGVSGWSAVDLARHLLAQFGGLRPLLEASQTLFSQQLGLGPAKFAQLQAVLEMSRRHMAERLRNDSVLESPVAVRDYLKALLRHEPHEVFGCLFLDSRHRVLGFEALSEGTIDAAIVYPRQVVKRALAYNAAALILCHNHPSGSLEPSAADRKLTKILQKALEMVDVRVLDHIIVGDGDPLSMAEYGWM, encoded by the coding sequence ATGAGCATTCGTGATTGGCCCTTGGCAGAGCGGCCGCGGGAGAAGCTTCTGGAGTGGGGGGCGGCGAGTCTGTCGGACGCCGAATTGCTGGCAATCTTCCTGCGTACCGGCGTGTCCGGCTGGAGCGCAGTCGACCTGGCGCGCCATCTGCTGGCGCAGTTTGGCGGGCTGCGACCGCTGCTGGAGGCCAGCCAGACGCTGTTCAGCCAGCAATTGGGCTTGGGGCCGGCTAAGTTTGCCCAGTTGCAGGCGGTGCTGGAAATGTCCCGGCGCCATATGGCCGAGCGCTTACGCAATGACTCGGTACTGGAGAGCCCGGTGGCCGTGCGTGATTACCTCAAGGCGTTGTTGCGTCATGAGCCACACGAGGTGTTCGGTTGTCTGTTCCTGGACTCCAGGCACCGGGTGCTGGGCTTCGAAGCTTTATCGGAGGGCACCATCGATGCCGCCATCGTGTACCCACGGCAAGTGGTCAAGCGCGCACTGGCCTACAACGCGGCGGCGTTGATCCTGTGTCATAACCACCCTTCGGGAAGCCTGGAACCGAGCGCAGCTGATCGAAAATTAACCAAAATCCTGCAGAAGGCTTTGGAAATGGTCGATGTGCGGGTGCTCGATCACATCATCGTGGGGGATGGTGACCCGCTGTCGATGGCGGAATATGGGTGGATGTAG